A genomic window from Ascaphus truei isolate aAscTru1 chromosome 1, aAscTru1.hap1, whole genome shotgun sequence includes:
- the LOC142499226 gene encoding interleukin-8-like — MATKTQALTFLAVCLVCAAMSEAMSLARATELRCRCIKTETKIIHPKHMQNVELIPKGPHCKNVEVIATLKNGQEVCLEPSSPWVEKIIKRILESSKTPRPEQ; from the exons ATGGCAACTAAGACACAAGCTCTGACTTTTCTGGCTGTCTGCCTGGTGTGTGCAGCAATGTCTGAAG CTATGTCACTGGCAAGAGCAACAGAGCTGAGGTGCCGCTgtataaaaacagaaaccaaGATCATTCATCCTAAACACATGCAAAACGTTGAGCTTATTCCTAAAGGTCCACACTGCAAAAACGTGGAAGTCAT AGCAACTTTAAAAAATGGACAGGAAGTATGTTTAGAGCCTTCATCTCCATGGGTCGAGAAGATCATCAAGAGAATTTTAGAAAG CTCCAAGACTCCACGTCCTGAGCAGTAA